A stretch of the Capsicum annuum cultivar UCD-10X-F1 chromosome 8, UCD10Xv1.1, whole genome shotgun sequence genome encodes the following:
- the LOC107839114 gene encoding sucrose transport protein SUC3-like isoform X2, which translates to MLDLANNTVQGSARALLADLSGPAQRNTANAVFCSWMTVGNFLGFSAGASGGWHRWFPFLTNRACCEPCGNLKAAFLVAVSPSNITFK; encoded by the exons ATGCTTGATCTTGCTAATAATACTGTGCAG GGTTCGGCTCGAGCTCTTTTGGCAGATTTATCAG GTCCTGCTCAAAGAAATACTGCAAATGCCGTGTTCTGTTCCTGGATGACTGTTGGAAACTTTCTTGGATTTTCTGCTGGAGCTAGTGGAGGTTGGCACAG ATGGTTTCCTTTTTTGACAAATAGAGCGTGTTGTGAGCCTTGTGGAAATCTCAAAGCAGCATTCTTAGTTGCAGTG agtccgagcaacataactTTCAAGTAG
- the LOC107839114 gene encoding sucrose transport protein SUC3-like isoform X1: MLDLANNTVQGSARALLADLSGPAQRNTANAVFCSWMTVGNFLGFSAGASGGWHRWFPFLTNRACCEPCGNLKAAFLVAVVMGAYRYNIEHILMFDIIPEPSVRRAMNKINARIGRS; the protein is encoded by the exons ATGCTTGATCTTGCTAATAATACTGTGCAG GGTTCGGCTCGAGCTCTTTTGGCAGATTTATCAG GTCCTGCTCAAAGAAATACTGCAAATGCCGTGTTCTGTTCCTGGATGACTGTTGGAAACTTTCTTGGATTTTCTGCTGGAGCTAGTGGAGGTTGGCACAG ATGGTTTCCTTTTTTGACAAATAGAGCGTGTTGTGAGCCTTGTGGAAATCTCAAAGCAGCATTCTTAGTTGCAGTG GTGATGGGAGCATATAGATACAATATTGAGCACATATTGATGTTTGATATTATTCCGGAGCCCTCTGTACGGAGAGCGATGAATAAGATAAATGCACGTATTGGCCGTTCCTAG
- the LOC107839115 gene encoding acetyltransferase At1g77540 isoform X1: MRNPMFKDQTGSGETMASGGSEAPKIVWSERVGRFETEDREAYLEYELRDGGRVMDILHTYVPRSKRGVGLASHLCVAAFAHAQSHSLSVIPTCSYVSDTFLPRNPSWNSILHQDLKSHI; this comes from the exons ATGCGCAACCCTATGTTCAAAG ATCAGACAGGGTCAGGAGAGACTATGGCTAGTGGGGGGAGTGAGGCACCAAAGATAGTATGGAGCGAGAGAGTAGGAAGGTTCGAAACCGAGGATAGGGAAGCCTATTTGGAGTATGAGCTGAGAGATGGCGGTAGAGTAATGGACATTCTCCACACCTATGTTCCTCGTTCCAAGCGTGGAGTAGGGCTCGCTTCACATCTCTGTGTTGCCGCCTTTGCACATGCCCAATCCCATTCCCTTTCCGTCATTCCCACCTGCTCTTACGTCTCTGACACATTCCTTCCCCGAAATCCATCTTGGAATTCAATTTTGCACCAAGACCTTAAATCTCACATTTGA
- the LOC107839115 gene encoding acetyltransferase At1g77540 isoform X2: MASGGSEAPKIVWSERVGRFETEDREAYLEYELRDGGRVMDILHTYVPRSKRGVGLASHLCVAAFAHAQSHSLSVIPTCSYVSDTFLPRNPSWNSILHQDLKSHI; this comes from the coding sequence ATGGCTAGTGGGGGGAGTGAGGCACCAAAGATAGTATGGAGCGAGAGAGTAGGAAGGTTCGAAACCGAGGATAGGGAAGCCTATTTGGAGTATGAGCTGAGAGATGGCGGTAGAGTAATGGACATTCTCCACACCTATGTTCCTCGTTCCAAGCGTGGAGTAGGGCTCGCTTCACATCTCTGTGTTGCCGCCTTTGCACATGCCCAATCCCATTCCCTTTCCGTCATTCCCACCTGCTCTTACGTCTCTGACACATTCCTTCCCCGAAATCCATCTTGGAATTCAATTTTGCACCAAGACCTTAAATCTCACATTTGA